The following nucleotide sequence is from Nothobranchius furzeri strain GRZ-AD chromosome 11, NfurGRZ-RIMD1, whole genome shotgun sequence.
CTTTTCTGTGCGTAAAGTTCATTAGCTCATTTCGATTTGACAGAAAATAAAGTCCCAGTTGTTTTAGTAAAAATGGTTGCAGGATACCGAGGCTGACCCCACCAAGAGAGCTGGGAAATGAATAACTAAAAAAGAGGACATGGCCTTTTAGGTAAATGCTTTCCTCTGTCAGTGAGCATGCTCTACAGGGATTTACTTAGTCATGGTGGCTAACAGTGTCCAGATGGTCTGATGAAGCACTATCTAATTACTTCTCCTATGAATCCCAAGATAAGTACTTGCTGGGCCATCATGGTTTCATTACCATCACTGCCACCACATGGGCACTTGTGCATCTACAGTGCAGTCACAAACCACAATTTTTAACATTTCAGCACTTGGGAGGACATTTATCTCAAACACGTGTATAGCAAACATTAAAAACCCCTAAATGATTCCCCCTCCTCTGTCTGATTCAAGAgagaataaaataaatagatcTGCATAGTTATTTCTCATTTAaagttttaaaatgaaataattaatcaGGACTTTTTAATGTGTTGATTGAATGTGTTACAAACTGTTTAATGAAAACATGTTTCATTAATAATGTTTGAGGTTGTATAGATGCTTTATATTGTTCTGCAGTTTGCTCACAATGATAATTTCCCAGTTCCTGCATCCACCTCTGAGATTTGGGAAAGTAAAGAAACCTGGTGAGGGAAGCCATTCCTGACATCCTGTCAGACAGTTGCCTGAGTCTAGGAGCAGGTAAAGACTGGCATGTCTTTTACCATTGCATAAAGAAAAACAATATTTTGAAGTGGGCAAGCACAGGCAAGTGACCTAACTTTATGTGAAATTTCAGTCAAAGTGACTaccaatattttaaaatttttgttGAGTGCTCAGGGTAAATTACTGTCTGTTTCAATAAAATTATAACATCAATGTCTTCAAATAAGTAATAAAATAAAGTCTTCTTTACTTGAAAATATAATTATACTAATTTTTATCTTAATATTCTGACAGAATTAAATGATGGCCCAAAAAACGACTATGCTGCAGTAGAAATATTTATGATTTATCTTAAAAAGTTCTTGATCACTTTCTGATGCTGTTCCAATACAAATGGCAAAACTATGTCTCTGTAAGATGTTTTTAAAATATCGTAAACTCTATTACATTTTTTAATTTGGATACCAAAAGATTTCGTCCATTGTTGTTTTGGTTTGGTATGTTCTCCCGGGTGTCCGGTGAAGCGGTGCATGTGATTTTGACGGTAAAATGAATTGGAGTGCTTTTCATCCGGGCTGCCCTGTAAAAGAATCGAGCGTCACCCTACAGACGCCACTGACTGAGCTAAACGCTGTAGCTAAGAGCAGTGCGTTTCAGGAAGAAGTTGGCGCCTGATGTTTCGCATTTCAGTAGCTAGCATGCTAGCTAAAACTATGAAAGATTATCCGTAGTATTGAGCTTTTTCTCCACCGAAGTCATTAAAGAATTCCAAAATGAACGACATGGGTATGTATAATCGAGTGAAAATCACTCccgttttgtgtttttattttctctgCCTGTACCGAATAGCTGAAGCGAAGGATTAGCTAAGGCTCAACGGGCCTGGACTAATCTCTGGGACAAAAATTGTTTCGCGTACTGATAAGCCGGTGTTTTGCTATGGAGCTCTAGCGTCCTTGTTGCTAATGTTAGCGTGTTAACAGTGTTGTGAATCTATAACATTAAATCAATAACATTTCAAGACAACTCCGGCCATTTAACGAGAGCTTTAATAAGAGCATTGTTTTTAAGGGGTTGTGGACCAGCTGGTAGCGACGGTGAACTGGTCTTATCGAAACAGTTGTGTGTGTCTCGagagagggtgagagaatcaTATCTCGATTGGTATAGATTTGCGTAAAAAAATATCTAAGAGCCTTCAAACTTGAGGCAGACCTGATGTTAAAAAGGTCCAACTGAAGCATCGATGTGGACAGTTTAACATGTTCTCATGATTATATTTTAAAATAAGGAATGTGAACAGCGAAACATCAGCTAGTTTTCATTCTTAAGCTTACCAATAGAGCTAGATTAGTTCTGGAAATGAACCTCAGGCCATAAACTTTTcatctgtgtttttaattttgcgTAAAACCAAAGTGACTTttttctctctgaagaattcagcgTTCCCCTGTCCTCCCTGGCACTCTTGGTCCCACCACTCCGGCTGATGTCGGCAGTGATGTGGGAAGTGGTGAGGCGGCGGAACATAAAGCATTATGGGAAACTGGAGGAGTTTGTGTCCACGGTAACAGATGCTGTACCGGAGCTGATGAGTAAACGAGAGGGCCGACTGCTGTCTCTGGGCCTGAGAGCAAGGGTAAATGAAAAGTTTCagcttcaacacacacacacgggtacaGCAGAGAGGGTGTTGGGAGGGCAGCACCATACTGACAAACTGTGTTTCCGTTAGACGACTCTGGAACTGCTTCGCTCTGAACACCCCGAGGATCTCAAGGCTGTGGAGACGCATCTCAACAGGATTCGATCTTCGTGGGCTGAGGAGGTGAGagattcttctacttgttttgcaGTAACTGAAATGTTTAACACAAATAGAAATGTGTTTACTGATATTCagcttttaaaatgaaaataattcaACATTGAATGGTTCTTTGTGAATTTGAACAGTAGGAAGTGGGACTTCTCTGTCTTCTCAACAAATTGATcactgatgatgaaaatgatcACTTGCCATCCTAGACTGCTATTTCATATGTGATCAACCCGTTGGTTGTGTTCCTTTATCTAGACAAATGATCCAGTAATTGAAGCCCCAGAAGCTAACTTCATGAAGCTGGTACAAGGCCTCATAGAGGACACAGATGGCAGAGAACACTTTCTCAAGGTAGAAAAAGCATAATTCCCAATCCCAACGTATCTTAAATGCCTAAAATGTCAGATTTTCTACATTAAATAGTTTCTTAAGGCTGCTGAGGATCAtcttaacatttaaacttttctTTCCAACAGAATGTCTTTCCGGTGGAATACGGTCCAGATTTTGACACGGCATTAGAGACGCTGGTTTGTGAATTTTTCACAAGACTTGAGGAGCTGCTACCAATACCAGATTTCAAACAGGCAAGATGTTGTTTTACAACATGAAACGTATGTAGCTGCTGTTTTTATGTCTGTGCAAGGAATGAAAGTAGAGGTTTATAAAATGGCACCTTTGATCTGAGTTGGTCAAAAAGGAAACATTTTCCAACCAGCCACCTTCAGTCGTATCGACTTGTTTTGTTCTTCTTTATGAGCAGGACAGCAGCCTCTGGTGATTTCAAGACCAAATAAAGCATAAGTCGAgactaaaaacaacacaaagtcaCTTCTTTGGGATTACTGTGATTAAAAACAAAAGATTTACTCAAAACCGTTGGCTAAAAATAAAACCAGGTCTCTAAGTCGGGTTTGAGTCAGTAAGTTTCATCACACTGATAAAAAAGTAAAGTCAAAATCTCTCAAGTGTGTTTTTAGTGACGGAACGACCGTGGTGCAGAGTGGTCTttatctagcctggcctgccagactcctcctctgtttaattctgcacagagaaagggtcggggaactctcctattcaaataaccccaccccctgagaattctaaccgagccaatcagcgctgagcagcgtacgtcacacaccacgacgctgagtttgtcataaacatcgcAACTGAAGCAGAGTTCTCTGCGGCtcgttcctctgttctaaatgacgtggacaggtctttaaaacaacaagtagaagcgctaaaagcctttcttctaaagaaagatgtttgtgtcATTGCCAGACGCCTTTTATTACTACAGCaacaaaactacagcgtcgcgtggtacagtcggcatttccgtctttttttctgattgcttatttttgagctgcctagtcccgccctcaagtgcctctctgcccgtgagttcccagactctttctctgtgcagaattaaacagaggacgagtctggcaggctcgTCTTTattaagtcccatcagttgtcacacacacactggtgtgtgtggtgaaatttgttctccgcatttgacccatcccctgggggagcggtgagctgcagacaagccgcgctcgggaactatttggtggtttaaccccttaatgctgagtgtcaagcagggaggcattgggtcccatttttacaaagtctttggtatgacccgaccaggagtcgaacccctgatctcccgatctcagggcggacactctaccactagaccactgagaacGGTATATTAGCCACGGCTTCATTGTTTTGGGCAGAAACCTAGCTAGTGTTGAGTGTGGTAGGATCCAAGTGTATCACTGCATATTTAAGTTGTTCTTTTATTTACAGGTTAGCATTATGAAAGTAAAATGTATCTATCTAGTAAAAAGTGGTACAATTgtctcttaaatacaaattaTAGTCGATGGACTCGGTCAAGTCCTGTTTTGGTCAAGGGATAGCACAAAACGGAAATAAAGATCAGGCGCCTAAAATGTGAAAAGGAAAAGCAGTACTTGTATCAATAAGTAAGGTGTGTGTAGAGTTTTGTACATTGAGAAAgcacaagtcaccccaaatcaacatttttttgctgataaactatataaatgagtgtctgattgtgctgtagacaaatgtggtcaataattcggcactttagtgcatcttaggtaaaatttaaatattctgcctaaaactgtcagtgttgcaccctcttcaggcaaaaactctgcactgcatttgaattcaaatctgccattgctattggctaagaggtacactatgttgttagctggtacattatgatgtcacaatgttgtgtgtatttgttagcggcttcgccctctcgttctgccaggcaacagcctttgctgcatttttcaaacgggaagtgggagttgaataagaatctggtagggggtgacttgctctttaagtgttcaAATTTTGAATTTCTACTTTTTCCTGTAGAAGATGGTGATTAAAAAGGGCCTCTGTTAACTTTAACGTAGACGTTTTTGTTTTCAGACTGCGTCTTGGATCAGTGCTGCTCCTGCTGTCCTAGAGGAGTACATGCAGTGTGTCTCAAATGGAGAGGACCTTAAATTTCTTCTCCAGAGCAAACAGTGCCACGGAAAGTTAGCAAAGACCACTGTTGGTATGTCTGCATCTTAAACGGAAGCCTCCGTGGTTTGGTTTAATTGTTGTAAACGCTTCTTTCATTTTTCCCGCAGCTCCGTTTCAATCGGATGATCTTCTGATCCCGTCTCTGTCCCTCCCTCCATCCCTGGAAGTGGCCATCACTTCCCACGCGAGTCCTTGTGATGACGAAAATACAGATGTCCCTCAGATCGTCATATTCGACGAAGAGCTGTCCACGAACCCTTCCACGTCAACGGACTTTCCAGAATCCCCCAAAAACACTGAAATGCCTTCGTCTCCTTGCATGAGGCAGCAGTCGGGAGTCCACAAATGTCCTGAGTGTGACAAATGTTTCAAGCATCACTCTGTCCTCATCGAGCACCAGAGAGTCCACAGTGGTCTGCAGCCCTACAACTGCTCAGAGTGCGGCCGGGCCTTCAGAACTGCCACCCTGCTGGCTGGTCACAGGCTGCGGAAGTGCAAAAACGCGGCGTATCTTTGTATCAAATGTGGAAACAGTTTTCCAACTTCAATGGACAAATTCAGACACCACTGCCCTAAACGAGGGCGTAGCCACAGCTGTGGGCAGTGTGGCAAGGGTTTCCCAAAGTCCAGCAGCCTGAAGGAACATCTGCTGACTCACGTCCAGAACCGCCTTTTCAAGTGCAGCCACTGTGGTGCAGGTTTTTCAGGTATCGGCGACCTGAAGTATCATCAGCAAGTAGATCACGATAAGCCTTATCAGTGCAAGCAATGTGGGAAAAGTTTTATCTCCTCAAAGTGTCTGATTAAACACCAGCAGCGGCACGAGGAGGGTGGAGGGATGGAGACGGCCAAACCGATGACGGGAGATAAACATGGACGAGGCGGCTCGGGCCATCGGACTTCAGCGTCTCTGTCCTCCAGGAAGATGTTCATCAAAGCCGGCTACCCGGGAGGAAGAGTCGCTCACAGCTGTCCGCTGTGTGGGCGGAGCTTCAAGTATCGTTTTGAGTTTCTGGAGCACCAACGGTTCCACACAGCGGTGAAACCTTACAAGTGCTCTCAGTGTGGGAAAGCTTTCCGAACAGAGGCTCATCTGTCTGGGCACAGGAAGAGAAAGTGTAAAAATGCTGCTCACATCTGCACCAAGTGTGGGTCCCAGTTCAGGTCCATGCACGAACGGGTCAGACACCAGTGTGTGCAGCTGCTCACAAAGTATGCGTGCGCTCATTGCGGCAAAGCCTTCAAGATGGCCCATTTGCTCAGGAATCATCAGCTGAGTGAACATCAGCTTCCGTATAGCCCCAACCACCGCTTCAGGTGCAGGTACTGCGACGGGACTTTTCCTGGCATCAGCGAGCTGAAGTACCACCAGAGAGTCGACCACGATAAGCCGTATCAGTGTCAAGAATGTGGCAAGTGCTTCCTGTCCGAAAAATGCCTGGCTAATCACGAGCAGCGCCACAACGACGACCGGCCCGAGAACTGCTTGGTGTGCGGCCGCGGCTTCAGGAACCGCTACGATTTGAAGCAGCACATGCGTACGCACACGG
It contains:
- the LOC107384273 gene encoding zinc finger protein 665 isoform X1; this translates as MNDMEFSVPLSSLALLVPPLRLMSAVMWEVVRRRNIKHYGKLEEFVSTVTDAVPELMSKREGRLLSLGLRARTTLELLRSEHPEDLKAVETHLNRIRSSWAEETNDPVIEAPEANFMKLVQGLIEDTDGREHFLKNVFPVEYGPDFDTALETLVCEFFTRLEELLPIPDFKQTASWISAAPAVLEEYMQCVSNGEDLKFLLQSKQCHGKLAKTTVAPFQSDDLLIPSLSLPPSLEVAITSHASPCDDENTDVPQIVIFDEELSTNPSTSTDFPESPKNTEMPSSPCMRQQSGVHKCPECDKCFKHHSVLIEHQRVHSGLQPYNCSECGRAFRTATLLAGHRLRKCKNAAYLCIKCGNSFPTSMDKFRHHCPKRGRSHSCGQCGKGFPKSSSLKEHLLTHVQNRLFKCSHCGAGFSGIGDLKYHQQVDHDKPYQCKQCGKSFISSKCLIKHQQRHEEGGGMETAKPMTGDKHGRGGSGHRTSASLSSRKMFIKAGYPGGRVAHSCPLCGRSFKYRFEFLEHQRFHTAVKPYKCSQCGKAFRTEAHLSGHRKRKCKNAAHICTKCGSQFRSMHERVRHQCVQLLTKYACAHCGKAFKMAHLLRNHQLSEHQLPYSPNHRFRCRYCDGTFPGISELKYHQRVDHDKPYQCQECGKCFLSEKCLANHEQRHNDDRPENCLVCGRGFRNRYDLKQHMRTHTGERPYQCTHCSQCFSTAGGLRSHTRVHTGEKPHVCPDCGKAFSQMGAMRTHRLTHTGERPFKCAVCGKGFTMAHKVTVHMRVHTGERPYVCSQCGKAFSDGSVLKQHMLNHSGVRPYHCQICPKTYTCLNHLRRHLKSHSNLN
- the LOC107384273 gene encoding zinc finger protein 665 isoform X2; the protein is MMSQCCVYLLAASPSRSARQQPLLHFSNGKWELNKNLTASWISAAPAVLEEYMQCVSNGEDLKFLLQSKQCHGKLAKTTVAPFQSDDLLIPSLSLPPSLEVAITSHASPCDDENTDVPQIVIFDEELSTNPSTSTDFPESPKNTEMPSSPCMRQQSGVHKCPECDKCFKHHSVLIEHQRVHSGLQPYNCSECGRAFRTATLLAGHRLRKCKNAAYLCIKCGNSFPTSMDKFRHHCPKRGRSHSCGQCGKGFPKSSSLKEHLLTHVQNRLFKCSHCGAGFSGIGDLKYHQQVDHDKPYQCKQCGKSFISSKCLIKHQQRHEEGGGMETAKPMTGDKHGRGGSGHRTSASLSSRKMFIKAGYPGGRVAHSCPLCGRSFKYRFEFLEHQRFHTAVKPYKCSQCGKAFRTEAHLSGHRKRKCKNAAHICTKCGSQFRSMHERVRHQCVQLLTKYACAHCGKAFKMAHLLRNHQLSEHQLPYSPNHRFRCRYCDGTFPGISELKYHQRVDHDKPYQCQECGKCFLSEKCLANHEQRHNDDRPENCLVCGRGFRNRYDLKQHMRTHTGERPYQCTHCSQCFSTAGGLRSHTRVHTGEKPHVCPDCGKAFSQMGAMRTHRLTHTGERPFKCAVCGKGFTMAHKVTVHMRVHTGERPYVCSQCGKAFSDGSVLKQHMLNHSGVRPYHCQICPKTYTCLNHLRRHLKSHSNLN